In Cololabis saira isolate AMF1-May2022 chromosome 10, fColSai1.1, whole genome shotgun sequence, a single window of DNA contains:
- the gpt gene encoding alanine aminotransferase 2-like isoform X2, whose protein sequence is MHHGTALLWKQRALSSLSATRRGLPKENMSENGVNNGVNGLMSRTKVLTIDTMNPVVKKVEYAVRGPIVQRAVELERELSEGMKKPFVEVIKANIGDAHAMGQQPITFFRQVLALCSYPELLSDSIFPEDAKSRACRILNSCGGNSLGAYSASQGIESVRQDVALYIERRDGGVPCDPDNIYLTTGASDGIVTMLKLLVCGEGTMQTGVMISIPQYPLYSAALAELGLVQINYYLNEDKCWSLDTNELQRALDEARRYCNPRALCIINPGNPTGQVQSKQCIEDVIRFAAKERLFLMADEVYQDNVYAEGCQFHSFKKVLFEMGPEYSETVELASFHSTSKCYMGECGFRGGYMEIINLDNEVKAQLSKLLSVRLCPPVPGQALMDLVVNPPQPGEPSYELFIKERTATLSALAEKAKLTEQVLNTVDGISCNPVQGAMYSFPCITIPEKAIKEATEKGQQPDMFYCMKMLEETGICLVPGSGFGQKDGSYHFRMTILPPVEKLKILLNNVKEFHRKFTEQYS, encoded by the exons AGCTCTGTCCAGTCTGAGTGCGACGCGGCGCGGACTCCCCAAGGAGAACATGAGCGAGAACGGGGTGAACAACGGGGTGAACGGGCTGATGTCCCGCACCAAGGTGCTGACCATCGACACCATGAACCCCGTGGTGAAGAAGGTGGAGTACGCCGTCCGGGGGCCCATCGTGCAGCGAGCCGTGGAGCTGGAGAGGGAGCTCAGCGAG GGAATGAAGAAGCCCTTTGTGGAGGTCATCAAGGCCAACATTGGTGACGCACATGCCATGGGTcagcagccaatcaccttcttcCGACAG GTCTTGGCTCTCTGCTCTTACCCCGAACTGCTGAGTGACAGCATATTCCCAGAGGATGCTAAAAGTAGAGCCTGTCGCATTCTGAATTCCTGTGGAGGGAACAGTTTGG GTGCCTACAGTGCCAGTCAAGGCATAGAGTCCGTGCGCCAGGATGTGGCTCTTTACATCGAGCGGCGGGACGGTGGTGTGCCCTGTGATCCAGACAACATTTACCTGACCACGGGGGCCAGCGACGGCATTGTG accATGCTGAAGCTGTTGGTGTGTGGCGAGGGGACGATGCAGACCGGCGTCATGATCTCCATCCCTCAGTACCCGCTGTACTCGGCTGCGCTGGCTGAACTGGGTTTAGTGCAGATCAACTATTACCTGAACGAAGACAAGTGTTGGAGTCTGGACACCAATGAGCTGCAGCGTGCCCTGGATGAAGCCAGACGCTACTGCAACCCTCGAGCCCTGTGCATCATCAACCCCGGAAACCCCACTG GTCAGGTCCAGAGCAAACAGTGCATCGAGGATGTGATCCGATTTGCTGCAAAGGAGCGTCTCTTCCTCATGGCTGATGAG GTTTACCAAGATAACGTGTATGCCGAAGGCTGCCAGTTCCACTCGTTTAAGAAGGTTCTGTTTGAGATGGGGCCGGAGTACTCGGAAACAGTGGAACTAGCATCTTTCCACTCCACCTCTAAGTGTTACATGGGAGA GTGTGGCTTCCGTGGCGGGTATATGGAGATCATAAACCTGGACAACGAGGTGAAAGCTCAGTTGAGCAAGCTGCTGTCAGTCCGTCTGTGTCCTCCTGTTCCTGGACAGGCTTTGATGGACCTGGTGGTCAATCCTCCACAGCCTGGAGAACCTTCCTATGAGCTCTTTATCAAG GAGCGCACAGCCACATTAAGTGCCTTAGCAGAGAAGGCCAAACTTACAGAGCAGGTTCTCAATACCGTGGATGGCATCAGCTGCAATCCTGTTCAGGGTGCCATGTATTCCTTTCCTTGCATAACCATCCCTGAAAAGGCTATTAAAGAGGCCACG GAAAAGGGACAGCAGCCAGATATGTTTTACTGTATGAAGATGTTGGAGGAGACTGGAATCTGCCTCGTACCTGGGAGTGGGTTTGGCCAGAAGGATGGAAGCTACCACTTCAG AATGACCATCTTGCCACCAGTAGAAAAGCTGAAGATTCTGCTGAACAACGTCAAGGAGTTCCACCGGAAATTCACCGAGCAGTATTCTTAA
- the c1ql3b gene encoding complement C1q-like protein 3b codes for MIATGVCGVTLVLVLVVLIPVMVNSAGTPARYEMLGSCQMVCDSHGTAATATAKATNPIKDSNNRLAQSLPTFIQGPQGEPGRVGRMGPRGPVGEAGPPGPAGPTGERGPPGPPGPPGLPGANGPNGAISAATYNTIPKIAFYAGLKKQHEGYEVLKFDDVVTNLGNHYDPSSGKFTCSIPGIYFFVYHVLMRGGDGTSMWADLCKNNQVRASAIAQDADQNYDYASNSVVLHLEPGDEIYIKLDGGKAHGGNNNKYSTFSGFMLYAD; via the exons ATGATCGCAACTGGTGTCTGTGGCGTCacgctggtgctggtgctggtggttCTGATTCCGGTCATGGTGAACTCCGCCGGAACTCCTGCCCGCTACGAGATGCTCGGATCTTGTCAGATGGTGTGCGACTCCCACGGCACCGCGGCCACGGCCACGGCCAAAGCGACCAACCCGATCAAGGACAGCAACAACCGGCTGGCGCAGTCGCTCCCGACTTTCATCCAAGGTCCCCAGGGAGAGCCGGGGCGCGTCGGGAGGATGGGCCCCCGGGGTCCGGTGGGCGAGGCGGGGCCCCCCGGTCCCGCCGGCCCCACCGGGGAGAGGGGCCCCCCCGGGCCCCCGGGGCCACCCGGGCTACCGGGGGCCAACGGTCCCAACGGTGCCATCAGCGCGGCCACGTACAACACCATCCCCAAGATCGCCTTTTACGCGGGGCTGAAAAAGCAGCACGAGGGCTACGAAGTGCTCAAATTTGACGACGTTGTCACAAATCTCGGCAACCACTACGACCCCTCAAGTGGAAAATTCACCTGTTCGATACCAGGGATTTACTTCTTTGTTTACCACGTGCTGATGCGGGGAGGGGACGGAACGAGCATGTGGGCCGACCTCTGCAAAAACAACCAG GTGAGAGCCAGCGCCATCGCGCAGGACGCCGACCAGAACTACGACTACGCCAGCAACAGCGTGGTCCTGCACCTGGAGCCCGGGGACGAGATCTACATCAAGCTGGACGGGGGGAAGGCGCACGGGGGCAACAACAACAAGTACAGCACTTTCTCCGGGTTCATGCTGTATGCTGACTGA
- the pter gene encoding phosphotriesterase-related protein — MSALSGKVQTVLGPVDPNQLGITMTHEHLTMTFECCYFPPPRGDEAVAEKPFQMQHMHWLRQNPYGCHENLLLQQETNAVRDELLAYKKNGGGTIVENTTTGLDRDLPTLRKMAKDTGVHIVAGAGYYVDCTHTEATKKMSVEKLTDIIVSEVLHGADGTDIRCGVIGEIGTGWPITESETKVLRATAHAQTQLGCPVIIHPGRNPAAPAEVIRILQEAGGDISKTVMSHLDRTIFDDGELLEFAKLGSYLEYDLFGTEMLNYPYDLEVDMPSDSQRVKALAFLVKEGYEDKIVVAHDIHTKNRLTKFGGHGYSHILKNIVPKMLIRGISQHQVDKILTDNPKHWLTFK; from the exons ATGTCAGCTTTAAGTGGAAAGGTCCAAACGGTCCTGGGTCCGGTGGATCCAAACCAGCTGGGAATCACCATGACCCACGAGCATCTGACCATGACCTTCGAGTGCTGCTACTTCCCCCCTCCACGTGGGGATGAGGCGGTAGCAGAGAAACCCTTCCAGATGCAGCACATGCACTGGCTCAGGCAAAACCCCTACGGCTGCCACGAAAACCTGCTCCTGCAGCAGGAGACCAACGCTGTCCGGGATGAGCTGCTGGCCTACAAGAAGAATGGAGGGGGCACCATCGTGGAGAACACCACGACGGGCCTTGATCGGGACCTGCCAACCCTCCGAAAGATGGCCAAGGACACCGGGGTCCACATCGTTGCGGGAGCAGGCTACTATGTGGACTGTACTCACACGGAGGCCACCAAGAAAATGAGTGTGGAGAAG CTCACAGATATCATCGTCAGTGAGGTGCTTCATGGCGCTGACGGCACAGACATCCGCTGTGGCGTAATCGGCGAGATCGGCACCGGCTGGCCCATCACAGAGAGCGAGACGAAGGTGCTGAGGGCCACAGCCCACGCACAGACCCAGCTGGGCTGCCCGGTTATCATCCACCCCGGTAGGAATCCTGCCGCTCCAGCAGAAGTCATCCGCATTCTCCAGGAGGCCGGTGGCGACATCAGCAAAACTGTCATGTCTCACCTGGATAG GACTATATTCGATGACGGCGAGCTGCTTGAGTTTGCAAAGTTGGGAAGCTACCTGGAGTACGATCTGTTTGGAACGGAGATGCTGAACTACCCGTACGACCTGGAAGTGGACATGCCCAGTGACAGCCAGAGAGTGAAGGC CTTGGCGTTCCTGGTCAAGGAGGGCTACGAGGACAAGATCGTGGTCGCGCATGACATCCACACCAAGAACCGTCTGACCAAGTTTGGCGGTCACGGCTACTCTCACATCCTGAAGAACATTGTGCCGAAGATGCTGATCAGGGGCATATCGCAGCACCAGGTGGACAAGATCCTCACTGACAATCCTAAACACTGGCTGACCttcaagtaa
- the gpt gene encoding alanine aminotransferase 2-like isoform X1 produces MSAARMQLLSAGSRRLPWPAPAPAPRLRALICPPLCLSPPARALSSLSATRRGLPKENMSENGVNNGVNGLMSRTKVLTIDTMNPVVKKVEYAVRGPIVQRAVELERELSEGMKKPFVEVIKANIGDAHAMGQQPITFFRQVLALCSYPELLSDSIFPEDAKSRACRILNSCGGNSLGAYSASQGIESVRQDVALYIERRDGGVPCDPDNIYLTTGASDGIVTMLKLLVCGEGTMQTGVMISIPQYPLYSAALAELGLVQINYYLNEDKCWSLDTNELQRALDEARRYCNPRALCIINPGNPTGQVQSKQCIEDVIRFAAKERLFLMADEVYQDNVYAEGCQFHSFKKVLFEMGPEYSETVELASFHSTSKCYMGECGFRGGYMEIINLDNEVKAQLSKLLSVRLCPPVPGQALMDLVVNPPQPGEPSYELFIKERTATLSALAEKAKLTEQVLNTVDGISCNPVQGAMYSFPCITIPEKAIKEATEKGQQPDMFYCMKMLEETGICLVPGSGFGQKDGSYHFRMTILPPVEKLKILLNNVKEFHRKFTEQYS; encoded by the exons ATGTCGGCCGCGCGGATGCAGCTGCTGTCGGCCGGGAGCAGGCGGCTCCCCTggccggctccggctccggctcccCGGCTCCGCGCACTCATCTGTCCGCCTCTCTGCCTCTCTCCCCCCGCCAGAGCTCTGTCCAGTCTGAGTGCGACGCGGCGCGGACTCCCCAAGGAGAACATGAGCGAGAACGGGGTGAACAACGGGGTGAACGGGCTGATGTCCCGCACCAAGGTGCTGACCATCGACACCATGAACCCCGTGGTGAAGAAGGTGGAGTACGCCGTCCGGGGGCCCATCGTGCAGCGAGCCGTGGAGCTGGAGAGGGAGCTCAGCGAG GGAATGAAGAAGCCCTTTGTGGAGGTCATCAAGGCCAACATTGGTGACGCACATGCCATGGGTcagcagccaatcaccttcttcCGACAG GTCTTGGCTCTCTGCTCTTACCCCGAACTGCTGAGTGACAGCATATTCCCAGAGGATGCTAAAAGTAGAGCCTGTCGCATTCTGAATTCCTGTGGAGGGAACAGTTTGG GTGCCTACAGTGCCAGTCAAGGCATAGAGTCCGTGCGCCAGGATGTGGCTCTTTACATCGAGCGGCGGGACGGTGGTGTGCCCTGTGATCCAGACAACATTTACCTGACCACGGGGGCCAGCGACGGCATTGTG accATGCTGAAGCTGTTGGTGTGTGGCGAGGGGACGATGCAGACCGGCGTCATGATCTCCATCCCTCAGTACCCGCTGTACTCGGCTGCGCTGGCTGAACTGGGTTTAGTGCAGATCAACTATTACCTGAACGAAGACAAGTGTTGGAGTCTGGACACCAATGAGCTGCAGCGTGCCCTGGATGAAGCCAGACGCTACTGCAACCCTCGAGCCCTGTGCATCATCAACCCCGGAAACCCCACTG GTCAGGTCCAGAGCAAACAGTGCATCGAGGATGTGATCCGATTTGCTGCAAAGGAGCGTCTCTTCCTCATGGCTGATGAG GTTTACCAAGATAACGTGTATGCCGAAGGCTGCCAGTTCCACTCGTTTAAGAAGGTTCTGTTTGAGATGGGGCCGGAGTACTCGGAAACAGTGGAACTAGCATCTTTCCACTCCACCTCTAAGTGTTACATGGGAGA GTGTGGCTTCCGTGGCGGGTATATGGAGATCATAAACCTGGACAACGAGGTGAAAGCTCAGTTGAGCAAGCTGCTGTCAGTCCGTCTGTGTCCTCCTGTTCCTGGACAGGCTTTGATGGACCTGGTGGTCAATCCTCCACAGCCTGGAGAACCTTCCTATGAGCTCTTTATCAAG GAGCGCACAGCCACATTAAGTGCCTTAGCAGAGAAGGCCAAACTTACAGAGCAGGTTCTCAATACCGTGGATGGCATCAGCTGCAATCCTGTTCAGGGTGCCATGTATTCCTTTCCTTGCATAACCATCCCTGAAAAGGCTATTAAAGAGGCCACG GAAAAGGGACAGCAGCCAGATATGTTTTACTGTATGAAGATGTTGGAGGAGACTGGAATCTGCCTCGTACCTGGGAGTGGGTTTGGCCAGAAGGATGGAAGCTACCACTTCAG AATGACCATCTTGCCACCAGTAGAAAAGCTGAAGATTCTGCTGAACAACGTCAAGGAGTTCCACCGGAAATTCACCGAGCAGTATTCTTAA